The genomic DNA CCCGCGCGACGTGTCTCGATCCACAACCGTTGGTCGGCCGGTCGATTGCCGATGCATTGCCGAGCGGCGATGGCGCCGACGTGCTGCGCAAGATCATGGATGCGGCGTTTTTCATCCTGCGCGACCATCCGGTGAATGAGGAACGTGAGCAGGAGGGGTTGAAGCCCGCCAATTGCCTGTGGTTGTGGGGCCAGGGCCGTGCCGCCGTGTGGCCGCCCTTGCCGGAGCGATACCAGATTGCCGGTGTGGTGGTGTCATCCAGTGATGTCCATCGTGGAGTTGGGGTGTGCGCCGGGTTGGATGCGGTCGAGCTTCCGCTTGCCGACGGAAGCGACGCGAATGAGTTCACGGGTTGCGTGCAGGCGGCGGTGCAGGAGTTGGCCAAGAAGGACTTCGTCTATCTGCATGCCGGGCTTTCCGACGACGTGCTGCACGCGACTGATGTGCAGGACAAGGTGCGGGCCATTGAGCGGTTCGATGCCCAGGTCGTCGGGCCGATTCTCGCGGCACTGGCGACGTATCCAGCCTATCGGTTGCTGGTCGTGTGTGATCCCGGCCTCGCAAAGAGCCACGGTGCTGAGGTTCCGCCGATCCTGTATGCGCTGTGTGATAGTGCCGCCAAGCCGTCGGCCGGAGTCACCAAGCGGTTTCACGAGCAGGATGCGAACATCGCCGGGACCGCGCCTCGCGATGCGACGAAGTTGATGCTGCGATTATTCCCGCGCGGAGTATAGAGCTGTGGCGCTGATCGTTCAAAAATACGGGGGAACATCCGTCGGCACGGTCGAACGGATTCATCGCGTCGCCGAACGTGTCGAACGCGCTCAGAAAGACGGCCACCAGGTGGTAGTGGTGTTGTCGGCCATGAGCGGGGAAACCGATCGACTGCTGAAGTTGGCGCATGAGGTCACCGGTGCACCGGACGAGCGGGAATTGGACATGCTGCTCTCGACAGGGGAGCGCGTGACTATTGCGTTGCTCGCCATGGAGCTCCGGGGGCGAGGGGTGAATGCCCGGTCCTTCACGGGCCGGCAGGTCGGCATTCACACCGACAGCGCGCACACTAAAGCTAGAATTTCCCGCGTCACGGCTGATCGAATCAAGGAAGCGTTGTCTGCGGGCGTGATCCCCGTTGTGGCGGGATTCCAGGGCATTAACGCCAGCTCGGATGTCACGACGCTGGGCCGGGGAGGTTCCGATCTGACAGCCGTTGCGCTGGCGGCGGCGCTCAAGGCCGACCGCTGCATTATTTATACGGATGTGGACGGTGTCTACACTGCCGACCCGAACATCGTG from Nitrospira sp. ND1 includes the following:
- the apgM gene encoding 2,3-bisphosphoglycerate-independent phosphoglycerate mutase; the protein is MKYLILHADGMADLACPELGGKTPLQAAATPNLDQIAQRGEVGLLSLPSEAGAAGSDVTSVAVLGYDPKKYYPGPGPLEAAGLGVTVGEQDVVFRCTMVTVRGESASGSKDRATDIKKLGPHVLMEDATAGLIDTEQARELLEAVNEQLGSESIQFYPGSGHRHLMVWVGGKSRATCLDPQPLVGRSIADALPSGDGADVLRKIMDAAFFILRDHPVNEEREQEGLKPANCLWLWGQGRAAVWPPLPERYQIAGVVVSSSDVHRGVGVCAGLDAVELPLADGSDANEFTGCVQAAVQELAKKDFVYLHAGLSDDVLHATDVQDKVRAIERFDAQVVGPILAALATYPAYRLLVVCDPGLAKSHGAEVPPILYALCDSAAKPSAGVTKRFHEQDANIAGTAPRDATKLMLRLFPRGV